The following proteins come from a genomic window of Nautilia profundicola AmH:
- a CDS encoding UDP-2,3-diacylglucosamine diphosphatase — protein MKSEKLKVKNIELKNGAVIIADVHYRKGDTEFLILLKKWIKNPPPQVFLLGDIFHLLLPFKYLVKYNKEAVELINILATKTEVYYTPGNHDFNIKKVFPEVTVFDAFYDEKKNVFLTHGDLTDSDLSYKIYVSVIRNRTFNVFLNFFSLNFLNNWLFKKILQKKIDCTKIKNFEKKIKEKTKKLDYDIIIEGHYHQNEILHFHDKTYISLPAFVCTKSYILIQLDNNPIIKEIDYDGR, from the coding sequence GTGAAAAGTGAAAAATTAAAAGTTAAAAATATTGAATTAAAAAATGGAGCAGTAATTATAGCGGATGTTCATTATAGAAAAGGAGACACGGAATTTTTAATTCTTTTGAAAAAATGGATAAAAAATCCTCCTCCTCAGGTGTTTTTGCTTGGTGATATATTTCATCTTCTTTTACCTTTTAAATATCTTGTAAAATATAATAAAGAAGCTGTCGAACTTATAAATATTTTGGCTACAAAGACGGAAGTTTATTATACTCCCGGTAATCATGATTTCAATATTAAAAAAGTATTTCCCGAAGTAACGGTTTTTGATGCTTTTTATGATGAAAAGAAAAATGTTTTTTTAACACATGGAGATTTAACGGACAGTGATTTGTCTTATAAGATTTATGTTAGTGTGATAAGAAATAGAACTTTTAATGTTTTTTTAAATTTTTTCAGTTTAAACTTTTTAAATAATTGGCTTTTTAAAAAAATTCTCCAAAAAAAAATCGATTGTACAAAAATAAAAAATTTTGAAAAAAAAATTAAAGAAAAAACAAAAAAACTCGATTATGATATAATTATTGAAGGTCATTATCATCAAAATGAAATATTACATTTTCATGACAAAACATATATATCTTTACCGGCATTTGTTTGCACTAAAAGCTATATTTTAATACAATTAGATAATAATCCGATTATAAAGGAAATTGATTATGATGGACGATAA